The following are encoded in a window of Planctomycetia bacterium genomic DNA:
- a CDS encoding DUF6573 family protein: MDNEKYNGWTNRETWLVKLWIDNDRESHFFWRSVAVDLRASETGSDVNASLARCLETTLENDAPQLTQGMYADLLSAAMSRVDWFEIATSMLDDLDEDAPHAAANDFELIHSYSRAQAIADGVLVDASKLAAEAGFKYPVALTSAAWADCVAVPDGADDQDETGRLWDVLNVLRFAIKSSPQVRDSSALRFKVSICTGKDSSEDIELKSICGPGDDAAPVITIMLPGED; the protein is encoded by the coding sequence ATGGACAACGAAAAATACAACGGATGGACAAACCGAGAGACTTGGCTGGTAAAACTCTGGATCGATAACGACCGTGAATCGCATTTCTTTTGGCGAAGTGTAGCGGTTGATCTTCGAGCGAGCGAAACCGGATCAGACGTCAATGCGTCACTTGCTCGTTGCCTGGAAACGACACTTGAAAACGACGCCCCTCAGCTAACCCAAGGGATGTACGCTGACCTTCTGTCTGCGGCCATGTCGCGCGTTGACTGGTTTGAGATCGCAACCTCGATGCTCGATGATCTCGACGAAGACGCGCCTCATGCAGCAGCAAACGACTTCGAGTTGATCCATTCTTATTCGCGAGCCCAGGCGATTGCTGATGGTGTCCTGGTCGATGCGTCCAAGCTGGCTGCGGAGGCAGGATTCAAATACCCGGTAGCGCTGACTTCTGCGGCATGGGCCGATTGCGTGGCTGTCCCTGACGGCGCTGACGATCAAGACGAAACTGGCAGGCTTTGGGACGTACTCAATGTTCTCCGCTTCGCCATCAAGTCTTCACCGCAAGTCCGGGACTCGTCCGCACTTCGCTTCAAAGTGTCGATCTGCACTGGGAAGGATTCGTCGGAAGATATTGAGCTGAAATCGATCTGTGGCCCAGGTGATGACGCAGCGCCCGTCATCACAATCATGTTGCCTGGCGAAGATTAA
- a CDS encoding recombinase family protein, with product MKRFVALARVSSREQEREGFSLAVQEEALRHYVQKVGGEIVRMFRIAETASKTDERKAFRELVAYAKKHAFELDGLLFYKVDRAARNLFDYVELERLESEYGVPFISVSQPTDDNPAGRMMRRTLANMASFYTEQQSVDVREGLARRVQEGWFISKAPYGYLNVRQEGRSIVEICPDAGPKVRRVFHLFAYENLTLDSLIERLEREGITYRPNCAKFARSSLHSMLHDRSYIGEVQHHGQWYPGKHEPLVDHATWSRVQELIGGHFYRSHELTYGGELIKCGHCGYPITGERKFKQSSTGERAYTYYRCAKYNRPGHPRTRVREEALDQQVLALFDKIRIQDDSVRDWFRAVLASQTRDQQHETRSQREELQRQVTMALGQQERVVNLRVDGEIDAETFARKQVELRDRLAALKLQMDAVDRSNDEMADLVSKVFELSQTLREKWLTADYHCKRRILEIICLNFRLDDVTLCYEMRKPFDVLVEGLPVQWSRGDRI from the coding sequence ATGAAGAGGTTCGTTGCATTGGCTCGCGTGAGTAGTCGCGAGCAAGAAAGAGAGGGCTTTTCGCTGGCCGTCCAGGAAGAGGCACTGCGGCACTATGTGCAGAAAGTTGGCGGTGAAATTGTCCGAATGTTTCGGATTGCCGAGACGGCCAGCAAAACCGATGAACGCAAGGCGTTTCGCGAATTGGTGGCGTATGCCAAGAAGCATGCGTTCGAGTTGGATGGTTTGCTTTTCTACAAAGTCGACCGGGCTGCCCGAAACCTCTTCGACTATGTGGAACTGGAACGCCTCGAATCCGAATACGGCGTGCCGTTCATTTCTGTCTCGCAGCCAACCGACGACAACCCGGCCGGTCGGATGATGCGTCGCACGCTGGCCAACATGGCCAGCTTCTACACGGAACAGCAGTCAGTCGATGTTCGTGAAGGCTTGGCTCGACGGGTGCAGGAAGGCTGGTTCATCAGCAAGGCTCCCTATGGTTATCTCAACGTGCGTCAGGAAGGTCGGAGCATCGTGGAGATTTGCCCGGACGCTGGGCCGAAGGTCCGGCGGGTGTTCCATTTGTTCGCCTACGAGAACCTGACGCTCGATTCACTGATTGAACGACTGGAACGAGAAGGCATAACCTATCGCCCGAATTGCGCGAAGTTTGCCCGAAGTTCTCTGCATTCGATGCTGCATGATCGGTCCTACATTGGGGAAGTGCAGCACCACGGGCAGTGGTATCCGGGAAAACACGAACCGCTGGTGGACCATGCAACCTGGAGCCGCGTACAGGAATTGATCGGTGGGCATTTCTACCGTTCGCATGAACTGACCTACGGCGGCGAATTGATCAAGTGCGGGCATTGCGGTTATCCGATTACCGGCGAACGAAAATTCAAGCAGTCAAGCACGGGCGAGCGGGCTTACACTTATTATCGCTGTGCGAAATACAACCGCCCTGGGCATCCACGGACTCGGGTCCGTGAAGAAGCACTCGATCAGCAAGTGTTGGCCCTGTTTGACAAGATTCGAATTCAGGACGATTCGGTCCGCGATTGGTTTCGTGCCGTGCTGGCGTCACAGACGCGAGACCAGCAGCACGAAACTCGTTCCCAGCGTGAGGAACTTCAGCGACAAGTAACGATGGCGCTCGGCCAACAAGAGCGGGTAGTCAACCTTCGCGTTGACGGCGAGATTGATGCGGAAACATTTGCCAGGAAACAGGTCGAACTTCGTGACCGGCTGGCCGCTCTGAAGCTCCAAATGGATGCCGTAGACCGTTCCAACGATGAAATGGCAGACTTGGTCTCGAAAGTGTTTGAACTTTCGCAAACCCTTCGGGAGAAATGGCTTACCGCCGATTACCACTGTAAGCGTCGAATCCTCGAAATCATCTGTTTGAACTTTCGGCTCGACGACGTAACTCTATGCTACGAAATGAGAAAGCCCTTCGACGTTCTCGTCGAAGGGCTTCCTGTCCAGTGGAGTCGGGGCGACAGGATTTGA
- a CDS encoding SDR family oxidoreductase, giving the protein MTGASSGIGQAIAVAFAEAGADCLVHARRNRAGADESAASIRCAGGESEVMLADLADDAAIEPFAEAAWNWRQGVDIWVNNAGADVLTGDAASWPFERKLEWLWRVDVVATMQLSRSIGMRMKQRGGGVILNVGWDRAEYGMAGDSGELFAATKGAVMAFSRSLAKSLAPEVRVNCLAPGWIRTAWGDEASEYWQRRAESESLLQRWGTPAEIAQAACFLASPAASFITGQIVPINGGLA; this is encoded by the coding sequence GTGACCGGCGCCTCCAGCGGGATTGGCCAGGCCATTGCGGTCGCGTTCGCCGAGGCTGGGGCCGATTGCCTGGTGCATGCGCGGCGGAATCGGGCGGGGGCGGACGAGTCGGCGGCGTCGATTCGTTGCGCGGGCGGCGAGTCCGAAGTGATGTTGGCCGATCTGGCCGACGACGCTGCGATCGAGCCGTTCGCTGAAGCGGCCTGGAATTGGCGGCAGGGCGTCGATATTTGGGTCAACAACGCCGGGGCCGACGTGCTGACCGGCGATGCGGCGTCGTGGCCTTTCGAGCGCAAGCTGGAATGGTTGTGGCGCGTCGACGTCGTCGCCACGATGCAACTTTCGCGATCGATTGGCATGCGGATGAAGCAGCGGGGCGGCGGCGTTATTTTGAACGTCGGCTGGGACCGGGCGGAGTATGGCATGGCCGGCGACAGCGGGGAGTTGTTCGCCGCCACCAAAGGAGCCGTGATGGCGTTTTCCCGGAGCTTGGCGAAGTCATTGGCGCCGGAAGTGCGCGTGAATTGCCTGGCGCCGGGCTGGATTCGCACCGCCTGGGGCGACGAAGCGTCGGAGTATTGGCAACGGCGGGCAGAGTCGGAATCGCTGTTGCAACGCTGGGGTACGCCGGCGGAAATCGCGCAAGCCGCTTGCTTTCTGGCCTCGCCCGCTGCGTCGTTCATCACCGGGCAAATCGTTCCGATCAACGGCGGCTTGGCCTGA
- a CDS encoding DUF6513 domain-containing protein, translating to MQPERLHFVTGKLAEPSLRRVLEDLAPRAGFSYTVEVLNITVAALMTSDWVARRIHVPADATRVLLPGLCQGDLQPVREVAVKPVELGPKDLRDLPTHFGQSKAAPPDYGRYDIEILAEINHANRWSLDAILSWAERLRGDGADVIDLGCTPGEPWEAIGEAVLALREAGHRVSVDSFVTREVAAATAAGAELVLSVNQANREAAADWGCEVVAVPDDPATLAGLDATVELLTARRVKFRLDPVLEPIGFGFAASLARYHEVRRRYPEAEMLMGIGNLTELTDVDSAGVNVMLLAFCEEVGVRSVLTTEVINWARSSVRECDLARRLVYHAIRQRVLPKHLEPRLVMLRDPRLVEYGEEGLAQLAAQIKDRNFRVFVERGELHLINSAMHLRGRDPFQLFTQLQATEPKQLDASHAFYLGYELAKAVTAMTLGKQYTQDEALDWGFLTLPESSGRHPDGDRAESL from the coding sequence ATGCAACCCGAGCGGCTTCATTTCGTCACCGGCAAGCTGGCCGAGCCGTCGTTGCGGCGCGTGTTGGAAGATTTGGCGCCGCGCGCGGGGTTTTCGTATACCGTCGAGGTATTGAATATCACCGTCGCCGCGTTGATGACCTCGGACTGGGTGGCGCGGCGAATTCATGTGCCGGCCGACGCAACGCGCGTGCTATTGCCGGGGCTTTGCCAGGGAGACTTGCAACCGGTGCGCGAGGTCGCCGTGAAGCCCGTCGAGCTGGGACCGAAGGACCTGCGCGATCTACCGACACACTTCGGGCAATCGAAAGCCGCTCCGCCTGACTACGGGCGCTACGACATCGAGATCCTGGCGGAGATCAATCACGCGAATCGCTGGTCGCTGGACGCAATTCTGAGCTGGGCGGAACGCTTGCGCGGCGACGGGGCCGACGTGATCGACCTGGGCTGCACGCCGGGCGAGCCCTGGGAGGCGATCGGCGAGGCGGTCCTAGCGCTGCGGGAAGCGGGGCATCGCGTTTCAGTGGATTCATTTGTGACGCGCGAAGTTGCCGCGGCGACAGCAGCTGGCGCGGAGCTCGTGCTGTCGGTGAATCAGGCGAATCGCGAAGCGGCCGCCGACTGGGGTTGCGAAGTGGTGGCGGTGCCGGACGATCCGGCAACCTTGGCCGGGCTCGACGCCACGGTGGAGTTGCTGACGGCGCGCCGCGTGAAATTCCGGCTGGATCCGGTACTGGAGCCGATCGGGTTCGGATTTGCCGCGAGTTTGGCGCGCTATCATGAAGTGCGCCGGCGGTATCCCGAGGCCGAGATGCTGATGGGCATCGGGAACCTCACGGAATTGACCGACGTGGATTCCGCGGGCGTCAACGTGATGTTGCTGGCGTTCTGCGAGGAAGTCGGCGTCCGCAGCGTGCTCACGACCGAAGTCATCAACTGGGCAAGAAGCTCCGTGCGCGAGTGCGATCTGGCGCGAAGGCTCGTCTATCACGCGATCCGGCAACGCGTGTTGCCCAAGCACCTGGAACCGCGGCTGGTCATGTTGCGCGATCCGCGTCTGGTGGAATACGGCGAGGAGGGATTGGCACAACTCGCCGCGCAGATCAAGGACCGCAACTTTCGCGTATTCGTGGAGCGCGGCGAATTGCACCTCATCAATTCCGCGATGCACTTGCGCGGGCGAGATCCGTTCCAGTTGTTCACGCAGCTCCAGGCAACCGAGCCGAAACAACTCGACGCCTCGCATGCCTTCTACCTCGGCTACGAGCTCGCCAAGGCGGTTACGGCCATGACGCTCGGCAAGCAGTACACGCAGGACGAGGCCCTCGACTGGGGATTCTTGACCCTCCCGGAAAGCTCCGGGCGGCATCCCGATGGCGATCGCGCCGAATCATTGTGA
- a CDS encoding alpha-glucuronidase family glycosyl hydrolase, whose translation MTYRLSFSLAWMMVLLYGAAALAETLNLTHAEVIVAQNASARHVTAARMLVEEIEKRTGVQLPVVNVWRDDLATAIVVGDRAAPSLGGTRFKALPAPDGKTNVAEGYTLRTARENGQAAVFVLGNDDRGVFFGVGRLLRMLEMARGELSLRDDVNLTTSPKYSLRGHQLGYRPKTNSYDAWDLPQWEQYYRDLIVFGANAVELLPPRTDDDATSPHFPRPPLEMMAGMSELADKYALDVWIWYPAMAADYTNPATVESELRAWGEVFAKVPRIDAVFVPGGDPGHTQPKHLLAYLERAKQVLQRTHPQTEMWVSPQGFSQVWLDEFLEILRREQPTWLDGIVFGPQVRISLPELLAQLPKQYPVRRYPDITHSRQCQYPVPDWDFALAVAHGRECINPRPLGEANIFRQLQSGTVGFLTYSEGCNDDVNKTVWSALGWDPDAPVIDALRDYSGYFIDTKWRDDFAQGLLALERNWRAPLASNEQIETTLRQFQAMERAADAKLLANWRFQQALYRAYYDAYEHRRLLRAISDEADALDLLRTADKAGSLAAMDAAEQSLDAAHALPVAPELRAHIVELADALYQSIRLQSSVPRYHAIGVGRGATLDTVDYPLNNRLWMKRRFADLRRNPNEAARRQGLQEIVDWTNPGPGGFYDDLGNYSSQPHLVVGEGFDTDPSFLRSAHAGFAGPDNVSDNDPVDEERWRTSWLDHAEAMNDAPLTMHYEDLDPGATYRLRVVYAGDGPEKRIRLTANDGIEVHPLFDKPSPIRPVEFPIPRAATAEGKLTLQWHREPGRGDNGRGCQVSEVWLIKDEEAQPLAP comes from the coding sequence ATGACTTATCGTCTTTCGTTTTCGTTGGCATGGATGATGGTACTGCTCTATGGCGCCGCGGCGCTTGCGGAGACCTTGAATCTTACTCATGCCGAAGTGATTGTGGCGCAAAACGCTTCCGCGCGTCACGTCACCGCCGCGCGGATGTTGGTGGAAGAAATCGAAAAGCGCACCGGCGTGCAATTGCCGGTGGTGAATGTCTGGCGCGACGACTTGGCAACGGCGATCGTCGTTGGAGATCGCGCTGCGCCGTCTCTCGGTGGGACGCGATTTAAGGCGCTGCCAGCGCCGGATGGAAAGACTAACGTTGCGGAAGGTTACACGCTGCGCACGGCGCGCGAGAACGGTCAGGCTGCGGTATTTGTTCTGGGCAACGACGACCGCGGCGTGTTCTTCGGCGTGGGGCGGTTGTTGCGCATGTTGGAGATGGCGCGCGGCGAGCTGTCGTTGCGGGACGATGTGAACTTGACAACGTCGCCGAAGTATTCGCTGCGCGGCCATCAACTCGGCTATCGTCCCAAGACGAACAGTTACGACGCCTGGGACCTGCCGCAATGGGAGCAATACTATCGCGACTTGATCGTCTTTGGCGCAAACGCCGTGGAACTCTTGCCTCCGCGCACCGACGACGACGCCACTAGCCCGCATTTTCCGCGCCCGCCGTTGGAGATGATGGCGGGCATGTCGGAGTTGGCTGACAAGTACGCGCTCGACGTCTGGATCTGGTATCCGGCCATGGCGGCCGACTACACAAACCCGGCGACTGTGGAGTCGGAGCTGCGCGCATGGGGCGAAGTGTTCGCCAAGGTGCCTCGGATTGACGCCGTGTTTGTCCCCGGCGGCGATCCTGGCCACACGCAGCCCAAGCACCTGTTGGCCTACCTGGAGCGCGCGAAGCAGGTCTTGCAGCGCACGCATCCACAAACGGAAATGTGGGTGTCGCCGCAAGGCTTCTCGCAAGTCTGGCTCGATGAGTTCCTCGAGATCCTGCGACGTGAGCAGCCGACCTGGTTGGATGGCATCGTGTTCGGTCCGCAAGTGCGCATCTCGCTGCCGGAACTGCTCGCGCAGTTGCCAAAGCAATATCCCGTCCGGCGTTATCCCGACATCACGCATAGCCGCCAGTGCCAATATCCCGTGCCGGATTGGGACTTCGCGTTGGCCGTCGCGCACGGTCGCGAGTGCATCAATCCGCGGCCGCTGGGCGAAGCAAACATCTTCAGGCAATTGCAGTCCGGCACGGTCGGCTTTCTCACTTACTCCGAAGGCTGCAACGACGACGTGAACAAGACTGTGTGGAGCGCCCTCGGCTGGGATCCCGACGCGCCCGTGATCGATGCCTTGCGTGACTACTCCGGCTACTTCATCGACACGAAGTGGCGCGACGACTTCGCTCAAGGGCTGCTCGCCTTGGAGCGGAACTGGCGCGCGCCGTTGGCTTCGAATGAGCAGATCGAGACGACGCTACGGCAATTTCAAGCGATGGAACGCGCGGCCGATGCGAAGTTGCTCGCCAATTGGCGGTTTCAACAGGCGCTCTACCGCGCGTATTACGACGCGTACGAGCACCGGCGTTTGTTGCGCGCCATTTCCGATGAAGCCGACGCGCTCGACCTGTTGCGCACCGCGGACAAGGCCGGCTCGCTCGCAGCTATGGACGCGGCAGAACAATCGCTCGACGCCGCCCATGCCTTGCCCGTCGCGCCGGAACTCCGGGCGCATATCGTCGAATTGGCCGACGCGCTCTATCAGAGCATCCGCCTGCAATCTTCCGTGCCGCGCTACCATGCGATCGGCGTCGGCCGCGGCGCCACGCTCGATACGGTGGACTATCCGCTCAACAATCGCCTCTGGATGAAGCGACGCTTCGCCGACCTGCGCCGCAATCCAAATGAAGCGGCGCGCCGCCAAGGCCTGCAAGAAATCGTGGACTGGACGAATCCTGGCCCGGGCGGGTTTTACGACGATCTCGGCAACTATTCCAGCCAGCCGCATCTGGTCGTCGGCGAAGGATTCGACACCGATCCATCGTTCTTGCGATCGGCTCATGCCGGCTTCGCTGGTCCGGACAATGTTTCCGACAACGATCCAGTGGATGAGGAGCGCTGGCGAACGTCCTGGCTCGATCACGCAGAAGCGATGAACGATGCGCCGCTCACCATGCATTACGAGGACCTCGATCCCGGCGCCACGTATCGCCTCCGCGTCGTCTACGCTGGAGACGGACCGGAAAAGCGCATTCGCCTGACGGCCAACGACGGCATCGAGGTGCATCCGTTGTTCGACAAACCGTCGCCCATTCGGCCTGTCGAATTTCCCATTCCGCGTGCTGCCACGGCCGAAGGCAAACTTACTTTGCAATGGCATCGCGAACCGGGGCGCGGCGACAACGGCCGCGGCTGCCAGGTCTCGGAGGTGTGGCTGATCAAGGACGAAGAAGCTCAGCCGCTGGCGCCGTAA
- a CDS encoding BON domain-containing protein — translation MAGERGGDRLIQQRVAFQLTTRGIRNPCRVDAAVKEGDVTLTGTIQYEHQRKAATQAASGVSGVRRVNDRMLVKPVVKH, via the coding sequence ATGGCCGGCGAACGCGGCGGGGACCGCCTGATTCAGCAACGAGTCGCTTTTCAACTCACGACGCGCGGCATTCGCAATCCCTGTCGCGTCGATGCCGCCGTCAAGGAAGGCGACGTGACCCTCACGGGGACGATTCAGTACGAACACCAACGCAAGGCGGCGACGCAAGCGGCGTCCGGCGTGTCCGGAGTGCGCCGCGTCAACGATCGCATGCTGGTGAAGCCCGTCGTCAAGCACTAG
- a CDS encoding serine hydrolase, which yields MARLKSFSRQGFEPLEDRKLMAVDLGASNFSPALMGDAIEELSTGNAVGFGYAINLNGDANAAVGSGGQARLAIDAPARSFSSLVELEVSSVSKPITATAILHFLQSMPGGLDAALKTKLVDYLPGDWDPGSNVQHISLRHLLTHTSGLSETNNAIGVNFENYGNNTYANIQNLIETGLTAPNVAADNVFDGPRWDLNDASGNYNNVNFTLLARVVLPKLITPAINLTAAAFPGARDAVSGLIYSNYVQNEIFEPMGIDGADLSGNDANPAKGYDLGSNAAGGSMSNLTSLGGAFGWKLSARELATFLDGIQRDGSILWASTRNMRDAQELGWFNSEDAFGDYYSHNGATTSGGGKFRSLISVFPGGIEASYLMNSDDDDLPGGSISAVLKKSYVNGWTDLTVAGTSGVDTFQATTVMDSGKEAIRVTLNGEVQFTRWIDGLDSITLNGSLGNDTFTISDWNSSVELIINGQGDNDSVGLLSGLRNIELVSGMTFNGGSGQDTLLAYDQNNPYSMPGLSQLYTVSDEAIVRHRGLFIQNAGLVPIPVVVNYALVENLELTTGGLADIVNVASMTSGDTEIRTGAGNDVVRVGQTAANLQLVDGLFIDGQTGTDSIELFDSNKVIGDDFFGQYDVEATSVTRYVTGGFVINPNPPKYTVDFAGMENLALTTTDGADRIRVHGTTSGEVIIHGGAGSDILTTTPSTQNMERVRDLSFFGEAGVDGIVINDQQNPYSHKTLSREYDVSASQVARTMAGRVTPLAVDVSYNSVENLTLNTGDQGDHIDVANTTSGEVVIHAGPGNDFVNASTTSQNMESVNDLIVDGGAGNDTLNILDANNPYDLGPGGGVYAVTTDAVSRFDEHILFENVAVPVDVQFSAVETVDLDAGNQGDVFNVTGTGGPANLTLDGNAGADQFNIKSPAFGTINVQGDAPILAPGDKLVVNEAGAYATAPIPGIYVIGSGGVTLGPSSIHYSGIETTDIHSQVTLLGDTDGDGDVDVTDLNNVRNNFGGGGLGDTDGDGDVDIADLNNVRNNFGDSLPSPSPASESMLADESESDWQDALVDAQFASTPLSSPSSARRLKAVDELFALI from the coding sequence ATGGCACGCCTGAAATCCTTTAGCCGTCAGGGATTTGAACCGCTGGAAGACCGCAAGTTGATGGCCGTCGACTTGGGGGCCTCGAACTTCAGCCCGGCGCTGATGGGAGATGCCATCGAAGAACTGTCGACCGGCAACGCGGTCGGGTTTGGGTACGCGATCAACCTCAACGGAGACGCGAACGCGGCGGTGGGCAGCGGCGGGCAGGCCCGCCTGGCGATCGACGCGCCGGCGCGCAGTTTCAGCTCGCTCGTGGAATTGGAGGTGTCGAGCGTCTCCAAGCCGATCACGGCGACGGCCATTTTGCACTTTCTTCAATCGATGCCGGGCGGACTCGACGCGGCGCTCAAGACGAAGCTCGTCGACTACCTCCCCGGCGATTGGGATCCGGGCAGCAACGTGCAGCACATCTCGCTCCGGCACTTGCTCACGCACACGAGCGGCCTGTCCGAAACGAACAACGCGATCGGCGTGAACTTCGAGAACTACGGCAACAACACGTATGCCAACATCCAGAATCTGATCGAAACCGGACTGACGGCGCCGAACGTCGCGGCCGACAACGTTTTCGACGGACCGCGTTGGGACTTGAACGACGCCTCGGGGAACTACAACAACGTCAACTTCACGCTGTTGGCTCGAGTCGTGTTACCGAAGTTGATCACTCCCGCGATCAATCTGACCGCCGCCGCGTTTCCAGGCGCTCGCGATGCGGTATCCGGGCTCATTTACTCGAATTACGTCCAAAATGAAATCTTCGAGCCAATGGGCATCGACGGCGCCGATCTGTCGGGGAACGACGCCAATCCCGCCAAGGGCTATGATCTTGGGTCTAACGCAGCCGGCGGGTCGATGTCGAATCTTACGAGCCTCGGCGGCGCGTTCGGCTGGAAGCTTTCGGCCCGTGAACTGGCGACCTTCCTCGATGGCATTCAGCGCGATGGCAGCATTCTCTGGGCGTCGACCCGCAATATGCGCGACGCTCAGGAATTAGGTTGGTTCAACTCCGAGGACGCCTTCGGCGACTACTACTCGCACAACGGCGCCACGACGAGCGGCGGCGGAAAATTCCGTTCGCTGATCAGTGTGTTCCCCGGCGGCATCGAGGCGTCGTACTTGATGAATTCGGACGATGACGATCTGCCCGGCGGGTCGATCAGCGCGGTCCTCAAGAAGTCCTACGTCAACGGCTGGACGGATTTGACGGTCGCCGGCACCAGCGGCGTCGACACCTTCCAGGCGACGACCGTCATGGACAGCGGCAAGGAGGCCATTCGCGTCACGCTGAACGGCGAAGTGCAATTCACCCGTTGGATCGACGGCCTCGATTCGATCACGCTTAACGGCAGCCTGGGCAACGATACGTTCACGATCTCCGACTGGAATTCGTCGGTAGAGCTCATCATCAATGGCCAAGGCGACAACGATTCCGTCGGGCTGCTCTCCGGGCTCCGCAATATCGAACTCGTCAGCGGCATGACGTTCAACGGCGGTTCCGGACAAGACACGCTGCTGGCCTATGACCAGAACAACCCCTATTCGATGCCGGGGCTGAGCCAGTTGTACACGGTGAGCGACGAGGCGATCGTGCGTCACCGCGGCCTGTTCATCCAAAACGCGGGGCTCGTGCCCATTCCGGTCGTGGTGAACTACGCCCTCGTGGAGAACCTGGAACTGACGACCGGCGGCCTGGCCGACATCGTCAACGTCGCGAGCATGACCTCGGGCGACACCGAGATTCGCACCGGCGCCGGCAATGATGTCGTCCGCGTCGGTCAAACTGCCGCCAATCTGCAACTGGTCGATGGACTGTTCATCGACGGACAGACGGGCACCGACTCGATTGAATTATTCGACAGCAACAAGGTCATCGGCGACGATTTCTTCGGGCAGTACGACGTCGAAGCCACCAGCGTCACGCGTTATGTGACCGGCGGCTTTGTGATCAATCCGAACCCGCCGAAGTACACGGTCGATTTCGCGGGCATGGAAAACCTGGCGCTGACAACGACCGACGGCGCCGATCGCATCCGCGTCCATGGAACCACTTCGGGCGAGGTGATCATTCACGGCGGCGCCGGCAGCGACATCCTGACAACCACGCCTTCCACGCAAAACATGGAGCGGGTCCGCGACCTCAGCTTCTTCGGCGAAGCCGGCGTCGACGGGATCGTGATCAACGATCAACAGAATCCGTATAGCCACAAGACGCTCAGCCGCGAATATGACGTGAGCGCCTCCCAGGTGGCCCGTACGATGGCCGGTCGCGTCACGCCGTTGGCAGTGGACGTGTCGTACAACAGCGTCGAGAACCTGACGCTCAACACCGGCGATCAGGGAGATCACATCGACGTCGCGAATACGACCTCGGGCGAAGTCGTCATCCACGCCGGCCCCGGCAACGACTTTGTCAATGCCAGCACGACGTCCCAGAACATGGAGTCTGTCAACGATCTGATCGTCGACGGCGGCGCCGGGAACGACACGCTGAACATCCTCGACGCCAACAATCCCTACGACCTGGGTCCAGGCGGCGGCGTCTATGCGGTCACGACCGATGCCGTGTCCCGGTTTGACGAGCACATCCTATTCGAGAACGTCGCCGTGCCGGTCGATGTGCAATTCTCCGCGGTGGAGACGGTCGATCTCGACGCCGGCAACCAAGGCGACGTATTCAACGTGACCGGAACTGGCGGACCGGCGAATCTGACGCTCGACGGCAACGCCGGCGCCGACCAGTTCAACATCAAGAGCCCCGCCTTCGGAACGATCAACGTTCAAGGCGATGCCCCGATTCTCGCGCCGGGCGATAAACTCGTGGTCAACGAGGCCGGCGCGTATGCCACGGCGCCCATCCCGGGCATCTACGTGATCGGCTCGGGCGGCGTGACGCTCGGCCCTTCGAGCATCCACTACAGCGGCATTGAAACGACCGACATCCACAGCCAGGTCACGCTGCTCGGCGATACCGATGGTGACGGCGACGTGGACGTCACCGACCTGAACAATGTCCGCAACAATTTTGGCGGCGGCGGGCTCGGCGATACCGACGGCGATGGCGACGTCGACATTGCCGACCTGAACAACGTCCGCAACAACTTTGGCGACAGCCTGCCGTCGCCCAGTCCCGCCAGTGAATCGATGCTTGCCGATGAATCCGAAAGTGATTGGCAGGACGCGCTCGTGGACGCACAGTTTGCGTCCACGCCACTTTCGTCTCCTTCATCGGCCCGGCGCCTCAAGGCGGTCGACGAACTGTTTGCCTTGATTTGA